A single genomic interval of Lysobacter avium harbors:
- a CDS encoding phosphate/phosphite/phosphonate ABC transporter substrate-binding protein, whose amino-acid sequence MAAITRRLGHLFLAAILVAGLGMPTAWAGDADILVLGRISDDPSTHYEQLKPLLDYVVPRMAEVGIREGRILMAKDPQQMASYLRRERVDWVTETAGSAAMLAERADARPLLVTERDGESRYHSVFFARTDSGITDIEALQGLRIAFQRSTSTSAYFIPAGQLLRSGAELEILMSPLDTVSSDALAYLFARSELNIATWVHKGLVDVGVMSNLDWENPRRMPAAFKQDMRLIGRSEEFPRALELVRKDLDPKVRTRLREVLLSAADDPQASAALHEFFGTTRFLPVDEEARRELAEVQALVRLVREKVE is encoded by the coding sequence ATGGCCGCCATCACGCGGCGGTTGGGCCATCTGTTTCTCGCAGCGATTCTGGTCGCTGGCCTCGGTATGCCAACGGCTTGGGCAGGTGACGCCGATATCCTGGTGCTGGGTCGCATCAGCGATGACCCCAGCACCCATTACGAACAGCTCAAACCATTGCTTGATTACGTCGTGCCGCGCATGGCGGAGGTCGGAATCCGCGAAGGTCGCATCCTGATGGCCAAGGATCCCCAGCAGATGGCCAGCTACCTGCGTCGCGAGCGCGTTGACTGGGTCACCGAGACCGCGGGATCGGCGGCGATGCTGGCCGAGCGCGCCGACGCGCGTCCGCTGCTGGTGACCGAGCGCGACGGGGAAAGCCGCTACCACAGCGTTTTTTTCGCCCGCACCGACAGCGGAATCACCGACATCGAGGCGTTGCAGGGCTTGCGCATCGCGTTCCAGCGGTCCACATCGACAAGTGCCTACTTCATCCCCGCCGGTCAATTGCTGCGCAGTGGCGCCGAGCTTGAGATCCTCATGTCTCCACTGGACACCGTCAGTTCCGATGCACTGGCATACCTGTTTGCGCGTTCGGAGCTGAACATCGCGACCTGGGTGCACAAGGGCCTGGTGGACGTCGGGGTGATGAGCAACCTTGACTGGGAGAATCCGCGACGCATGCCTGCGGCCTTCAAGCAGGACATGCGGTTGATCGGTCGCAGTGAAGAGTTCCCGCGTGCGCTGGAACTGGTGCGCAAGGACCTGGATCCCAAGGTGCGCACGCGTCTGCGCGAGGTCCTGCTGTCGGCCGCAGACGATCCGCAGGCATCCGCCGCGCTGCACGAGTTTTTCGGCACCACCCGTTTCCTGCCGGTGGATGAGGAGGCGCGACGGGAGCTCGCGGAGGTGCAGGCGCTGGTTCGCCTGGTCAGGGAAAAGGTTGAATGA
- a CDS encoding RNA methyltransferase: MTADHPHFPPDPSLAQRIRIVLVGTQHPGNIGSAARAMKTMGLDRLVLVAPQRAPDVESFALAAGANDVLDGAVIYDTLAEAVADCRLVLGCTARSRRISLQELMPREGAERAVSIAAEAEVALVFGRERTGLENHELQLCHAAIHIPANPDYSSLNLAAAVQVISYELRLALLASPEANSPTPAVSAERNPPASHAQLEHFFAQLAETLDAIDFHKGRSPDSAMRKLRRLFLRADLEDRELRLLRGILADASRMAMLAGQR, from the coding sequence ATGACCGCCGACCATCCGCACTTTCCGCCTGATCCCTCCCTGGCACAGCGCATCCGCATCGTCCTGGTCGGTACCCAGCATCCGGGCAATATCGGCTCTGCGGCTCGGGCAATGAAGACAATGGGACTGGACCGTCTGGTGCTCGTCGCGCCGCAACGCGCGCCCGACGTGGAGTCCTTCGCGCTGGCGGCCGGTGCAAATGATGTGCTGGACGGCGCGGTCATCTACGACACGCTGGCCGAGGCCGTTGCCGATTGCCGGCTGGTGCTGGGGTGCACGGCGCGCAGCCGCCGGATCAGCCTGCAGGAGCTGATGCCCCGAGAGGGTGCCGAGCGGGCGGTTTCGATCGCCGCCGAGGCGGAAGTGGCGCTGGTGTTCGGTCGCGAGCGCACCGGCCTGGAGAACCATGAGCTGCAGCTGTGCCACGCGGCGATCCATATCCCGGCCAATCCGGACTACAGCTCGCTGAACCTGGCGGCCGCGGTGCAGGTCATCAGCTACGAGCTACGGCTTGCGCTGCTGGCGAGCCCTGAGGCCAATTCCCCCACGCCAGCAGTGTCCGCCGAGCGCAATCCGCCCGCCTCGCACGCACAGTTAGAGCACTTCTTCGCCCAACTGGCCGAGACCCTGGATGCGATCGACTTCCACAAGGGCAGGTCGCCAGACTCGGCAATGCGCAAGCTGCGCAGGCTGTTCTTACGCGCCGATCTGGAGGATCGGGAATTGCGCCTTCTGCGTGGAATCCTCGCCGATGCCAGCCGCATGGCAATGTTGGCCGGACAACGCTGA
- a CDS encoding inositol monophosphatase family protein, which translates to MQKPAINLMVKAARSAGNVLLRHMHKLDALNVVEKDRMDFASEVDELAEKEIIKEFRRATPDYAILGEEGGLLSPKSGTARSTWVIDPLDGTSNYLRGIPHFCVSIALVENGEPVHGVIFDPLRNELFTASRGSGATLNDKRIRVADRKDLDGAMVLTGFPPRERKRASAQLTTLDTLFTEIQDIRISGSAALDLAYVACGRADAYFEAGIKPWDIAAGALMVREAGGKVSDFRDRSTGPMDSRGINPRPLIAGNLKVAGLLQQRILNTGYAATFD; encoded by the coding sequence ATGCAGAAACCCGCCATCAACCTCATGGTCAAGGCCGCCCGCTCCGCCGGCAATGTGCTGCTACGGCACATGCACAAGCTGGATGCGCTGAACGTCGTGGAGAAGGACCGGATGGACTTCGCCAGCGAAGTCGATGAGCTGGCCGAGAAGGAGATCATCAAGGAATTCCGCCGCGCCACGCCCGATTACGCGATCCTGGGCGAGGAAGGCGGCCTGCTGTCGCCCAAGAGCGGCACGGCGCGCTCGACCTGGGTCATCGACCCGCTGGACGGCACCAGCAACTACCTGCGCGGCATCCCCCATTTCTGCGTGTCCATCGCCCTGGTCGAGAACGGCGAGCCCGTGCACGGGGTGATCTTCGATCCGCTGCGCAACGAGCTGTTCACCGCCAGCCGCGGCAGTGGCGCCACGCTGAACGACAAGCGCATCCGCGTCGCCGACCGCAAGGACCTGGACGGGGCGATGGTGTTGACCGGCTTCCCGCCGCGCGAGCGCAAGCGCGCCAGCGCGCAGCTGACGACGCTGGACACCCTGTTCACCGAAATCCAGGACATCCGCATCTCCGGCTCGGCCGCGCTCGATCTGGCCTACGTGGCCTGCGGACGCGCCGACGCCTACTTCGAAGCCGGGATCAAGCCCTGGGACATCGCCGCCGGTGCACTGATGGTGCGCGAGGCCGGCGGCAAGGTCAGCGATTTCCGCGATCGCAGCACGGGCCCGATGGACAGCCGCGGCATCAATCCCCGGCCGCTGATTGCCGGCAACCTCAAGGTGGCCGGCCTGCTGCAGCAGCGCATCCTCAATACCGGCTACGCCGCCACGTTCGACTGA
- a CDS encoding putative bifunctional diguanylate cyclase/phosphodiesterase codes for MKAILSGLFSGLQARVLAMLLAVLVVFGALTALMLHRQAQTQHEVERVSNAAMQEVAEENLKQRGENMVGPLAELLVNPLYYHDLDGMGALLQGALKQHWIRYVYVFDPQGNVLHDGSESIPGYGLAMEDALAPAAVAAPSLNTQFSDSVMDVSAPIMIGRERLGGVRIGYDLDAMRTLQQRASLQLGTRLKALAEQQLLWMLLLGIALMAVGGAVLWAIQRWLVRPIRSLADAARKIESGHYDVLTSDSARKDELGELIRAFRHMSQSVARHDRDIRTMAYTDALTGQANRLAFREALDERLTRLRGTGRQLALLFADIDDFKRVNDTLGHDVGDEVLLEVSRRIRDVVQRLGGPGAMLARFGGDEFVILVEASSPGMDVRATATALGDALVEELGAPLELREREVFLGISIGISMYPDDAATAAMLMKNGDIAMYQAKLAGKNCARYYDNVMNQAVERHVRLETELRGAWDRGELSMVYQPVFRVSDNAVVGAEALLRWHHPELGEVPPTVFIDVAEKTGLIEMIGPKVMVAACRDAARWPSVDGGAPPFVSVNVSARELRSGDLPRSVAKSLDYSGLDPGRLLVELTETAMIGDEAHAGRLLQQLRATGVRVWLDDFGTGFSGLSHLRRVPVDGVKIDRSFVADILHDADDLALTTAIIAMARSLGITVIAEGVENRAQYELLRERGCDLAQGFSLAYPMSADEFIELCKRTRTDELPV; via the coding sequence ATGAAGGCAATCCTTTCCGGTCTTTTCAGCGGATTGCAGGCGCGGGTACTGGCCATGTTGCTGGCCGTGCTGGTGGTGTTTGGGGCTTTGACCGCCCTCATGCTCCACCGTCAGGCGCAGACCCAGCACGAGGTCGAGCGCGTCAGCAACGCTGCGATGCAGGAGGTCGCGGAAGAAAACCTCAAGCAGCGCGGCGAGAACATGGTTGGTCCCCTGGCCGAGCTACTGGTCAACCCGCTTTATTACCACGACCTGGACGGCATGGGCGCGCTGTTGCAGGGAGCCCTGAAGCAGCACTGGATCCGCTACGTCTACGTGTTCGATCCCCAGGGCAACGTGCTGCACGATGGCAGCGAATCCATACCCGGTTACGGGCTCGCGATGGAGGATGCGCTTGCACCGGCTGCCGTCGCGGCGCCCTCGTTGAACACCCAGTTCAGCGACTCGGTCATGGATGTCTCGGCGCCGATCATGATCGGCCGGGAGCGCCTGGGAGGAGTCCGTATCGGATACGACCTCGATGCGATGCGCACGCTGCAGCAGCGCGCTTCGCTCCAACTGGGCACTCGGCTGAAGGCATTGGCAGAGCAACAGTTGCTGTGGATGTTGCTGCTTGGCATCGCATTGATGGCGGTCGGTGGCGCGGTCCTGTGGGCGATCCAGCGCTGGCTGGTACGGCCGATCCGCAGTCTGGCCGACGCCGCCCGCAAGATCGAATCCGGCCACTACGACGTGCTGACCTCCGACAGTGCGCGCAAGGACGAGTTGGGCGAGCTGATCCGCGCCTTCCGCCACATGAGCCAGAGCGTCGCCCGGCACGACCGCGATATCCGCACCATGGCCTACACGGACGCGCTGACCGGACAGGCCAACCGGCTCGCGTTCCGCGAGGCGCTCGATGAGCGACTGACCAGGCTGCGCGGTACCGGCCGCCAGCTGGCGTTGCTGTTCGCCGATATCGACGATTTCAAGCGCGTCAACGACACCCTTGGCCATGACGTCGGCGATGAGGTGCTGCTGGAGGTATCGCGCCGGATTCGCGACGTGGTCCAGCGTCTGGGAGGGCCGGGCGCCATGCTGGCCCGCTTCGGGGGCGACGAGTTCGTGATCCTGGTAGAGGCATCCAGTCCCGGCATGGACGTCCGGGCGACGGCGACCGCGCTCGGCGACGCCCTGGTGGAAGAGCTCGGCGCACCGCTGGAGCTGCGCGAGCGCGAGGTGTTCCTGGGCATATCGATCGGCATCAGCATGTATCCCGATGACGCCGCCACCGCTGCGATGCTGATGAAGAATGGCGACATCGCCATGTACCAGGCCAAGCTGGCCGGCAAGAACTGCGCGCGCTACTACGACAACGTCATGAACCAGGCGGTGGAGCGGCACGTGCGGCTGGAGACGGAATTGCGCGGGGCGTGGGACCGCGGCGAGTTGAGCATGGTGTACCAGCCGGTATTCCGGGTCTCCGATAATGCGGTGGTGGGCGCAGAGGCTTTGCTGCGCTGGCACCATCCCGAGCTTGGGGAAGTGCCGCCGACGGTGTTCATCGATGTTGCCGAGAAGACCGGGCTGATCGAGATGATCGGCCCGAAGGTCATGGTCGCGGCCTGCCGCGATGCGGCGCGCTGGCCGTCAGTGGATGGTGGAGCGCCGCCATTCGTGTCGGTCAACGTCTCGGCCCGCGAGCTGCGCAGCGGCGACCTGCCGCGCAGCGTGGCCAAGAGTCTGGACTACAGCGGTCTGGATCCGGGCCGCCTGCTGGTGGAGTTGACCGAGACGGCCATGATCGGTGATGAAGCCCATGCCGGCAGACTCCTGCAGCAACTGCGGGCAACCGGCGTGCGGGTCTGGCTGGACGACTTCGGCACCGGCTTCTCCGGCCTGAGCCATCTGCGGCGGGTGCCAGTGGATGGGGTCAAGATCGACCGCAGCTTTGTTGCCGACATCCTCCACGATGCCGATGACCTGGCACTTACGACGGCGATCATCGCGATGGCGCGCTCGCTGGGAATCACCGTGATCGCCGAGGGCGTCGAGAACCGCGCGCAATATGAGCTGCTACGCGAGCGTGGCTGCGATCTGGCGCAGGGCTTCAGCCTGGCCTATCCAATGAGCGCCGACGAATTCATTGAGCTTTGCAAGCGGACGAGGACGGATGAGCTTCCGGTTTGA